The sequence TGGTGGACCAAATGAAGCTCCATCGCATAGGCTTCATCGTTGATCGTATGTTCACTGGGGGTGTGGAAATGAAACTGATTTAATAAGTAGGTGTGGTTATCGACCGTGATGGTATTGTCTGATGAGGAGACGTTTGCCTGGATCGTGTGACCGTTGTTGACGACCTCCCATGCAGACGGTTTGTAATTGAAATCAACGGGAGTCAAATCCTTGGTTTGATATTGGGTGATATCGATCGGCGATTGCTTCTTCCCTTCATTGCAGAGCGAAAACGCAGGACTCAGTTCACCCCAATGCTCTGGGCCGGTTTCCTCCCCATATGACCAATGCGGCTTCTCCTCGCCAGTCTGCCCCTCTTGTGGATCCTGGCTGGCGGACTGACCGCATCCGGCCGTCAACACGATAATGAACAGCCAAAGGAGAGTAATGAAGGGTAGCGTTTGCTGTTTCAAGATCGTATTCTCCTTTAATTTAAAATCTGGGAAGTTCCATTTATTATACCGGTTATTATACTGGAAATGTATCTATGGGAAATCAGTAAAAAAACAATTTTCGTTTCCCCCACTTTCCTTATCGGAGGGTTGATGTGGACGATCTCGTGGAAAGAATGGAGGAAGAGTACACAAGGAGGGCCGTTATGAAACGCATCCATCTCGTGATCCACGGTCGTGTTCAAGGGGTAGGCTTTCGTTTTTTCGTCCAACAGATGGCGGCTGAATATGATGTGAAAGGATGGGTTCGCAATCGGGACGATGGCAGTGTCGAATTGGAAGCACAGGCGGATGAAAACAGGCTTTCCCGTTTTACGGAGGCCGTCAAACAGGGGCCGCGCTTTTCTAAGGTAACCGATTGGGAAATACGGGAGAAAAACCCAGATTCATCTCTGCGGTCATTCCATGTGCGATATGAATGAAAAAAATCCATAATAAGGGATTTACCAAGCAGGATGACACGGGATTGTAAACGTTCCCCCTTTCATCTAATTGAGATTATGGCAAAATAGGAAGTGTCATTTATTTAGAGTTGTTCTAATTAAGAAAGGTGTGTCCCCATGGCGCAAAAATCCTTTAACGATACCTTCCTGCGAGCCTGCCGCCAAGAGCCGGTTACGCACACGCCGGTGTGGTATATGCGGCAAGCAGGCCGCTATCAACCGGAATACCGTGCGATCCGTCAAAAGTACTCTTTCTTCGAAATGAATGAAATTCCGGAAGTATGCGTGGAAGTGACCAAATTGCCAGTGGAACAATTGGGTGTAGATGCGGCGATTTTGTTTGCCGATATTATGACCCCGCTGAAACCGATCGGGGTGGACGTGGAGATCCGCTCCGGCATCGGCCCCGTGATTGACAACCCGATTCGCCACCTGGAGGATGTGGAACAGCTGGGTGAATTGGATCCGGAGAGCGATGTTCCGTTTATCCTGGAATCCATCCGTCAATTACGTCGGGATCTGACCGTCCCGTTGATCGGATTTGGTGGCGCCCCCTTCACGCTGGCCAGTTATATGATCGAGGGAGGACCCTCGAAAAACTACCATCAGACCAAAGGGTTTATGTACGCACAACCACAAGCGTGGGAGAAGCTGATGGAGAAGCTGGCGGACTTGACCGTCACGTACCTCAAAGCTCAGATTAAAGCAGGTGCCCTTGCCGTGCAGATTTTCGACTCCTGGGTGGGTGCTCTGAACGTGGAGGATTATCGGACTTATGTGGCCCCGACCATGCGGCGGATCTTCGCTGAACTAAAGGAATCCACCGATGTTCCCACGATTTACTTCGGTATTGGAGCAGGCCATCTGTTGCTGGAATGGGATCGTCTCCCCGTCGATGTATTGGGGTTGGATTGGCGGACTTCCATTCCGGAAGCCCGAGCGCTCGGCATTCGGAAAACCCTGCAGGGTAACCTGGACCCCTCCCTCCTGCTTGGACCTTGGGAGAAGATCGAAGCCAAGGCGAAGGAGATTCTGGATCAAGGGGAGGAGCACCCCGGTCATATCTTCAATCTTGGTCATGGTACCTTTCCCGAATTAAAAGTGGAGACCCTGCAACGGCTGACCCAGTTTATCCACGATTACTCTTCGAGACGAAATGAGGTGTAACCATGACGAAACGGACGGTTGGTCTGTTGGTGATGGCCTACGGGACGCCACGCAGCACCGAAGAAATCGAACCTTATTACACGCATATCCGTCATGGCCGCAAACCCCCGGAAGAGTTGCTGCAAGATCTGAAAGATCGCTATGAAGCGATTGGCGGTATCTCTCCCCTGGCCCGGATTACGGACGATCAGGCGTTGAAATTGCAGGATCGGCTCAATGAACTTCATGAAGAGGTGCAATTTAAAGCCTACCTTGGCTTAAAGCACATCGATCCCTTTGTAGAAGATGCCGTCCGGCAGATGCATCAAGACGGCATCGAGGAAGCGGTCAGCATCGTATTGGCCCCACATTACTCCACTTTCAGCATTCGCTCCTACAATGGTCGGGCCAAGGAGGAAGCGGATAAGCGGGGTGGGCCCTGTCTCTATTCAGTGGAAAGCTGGTATGCGCATCCGCGTTACGTGGCCTATTGGGCGGACGGCATTCGCAACATCATGGCGAGTCTATCTGACGAAGAGCAGAAGCAAACCTGCGTCGTCTTTTCCGCTCACAGCCTGCCGGAGAAGATCATCCGTGTTGGGGACCCCTATCCCCAACAGTTGGAGGAAAGCGCCCAATTGGTTGCGGAAGCGGCCGGCATTGAAAACTACGCCGTAGGCTGGCAAAGTGCCGGCAACACACCGGAGCCTTGGCTGGAGCCGGATGTGCAAGACTTGACCCGTGACTTGCACCGCGAAAAAGGATACACCGGTTTTATCTACTGCCCCCTCGGTTTTGTGGCCGATCACCTGGAAGTGCTTTACGACAACGATTATGAGTGTAAAATCGTCTGTGATGAAATCGGGGCACGCTACCATCGCCCTCCGATGCCCAATGCCAAGCCGGAGTTTATTGAATGTCTGGCAGACGTGATATCCCAACAGTGGGCAGAGCGTGAACGGGCATGAGCACTCCGCGTATCGCCATACTCGGCGGAGGCATCACGGGTCTTTCCGCCGCCTTTTATCTTTTGCGGGAAGCTGGTAAACAAGGGATCCAACCTCGGATCACCCTACTCGAAGCGGACACCCGCTTGGGCGGCAAGATCCAGACGGAGCGTTTCGATGGTTTTGTCATGGAAACCGGACCGGATTCCTTTTTGGAACGGAAAGCCAGCGCCAAACAATTGGCTGTGGATCTGGGGTTGGAAGATCGCTTGGTACGCAACCGAACGGGACAGGCCTATATCTTGCGCAGAGGAGAATTATTGCCCATCCCGGAGGGAGCGGTGATGGGGATCCCGACCCGTCTCAGCCCTTTTGTTACCACTCCCCTCTTCTCCCCCGCAGCCAAACTGAGGGCGGCGGGAGATTTGATCCTGCCCCGTAGACACCGTGATGGGGATATCTCCGTAGGTCGTTTTTTCCGGCAACGCCTCGGCAATGAAGTCGTAGATCAACTAATCGAACCCCTTCTGTCGGGGATATATGCCGGGGATATCGATCAACTCAGCTTAATGGCCACCTTTCCTCAATTTGCAGCCTTGGAGGAGAAGCATCGCAGCTTGATCCTGGGGATGAAAAGAACCCGTCCGACCCGATCCGACCAAAAGCCGCAGGGGATGTTCCTAACGCTGAAAGACGGTCTGGAGTCCCTGGTGGATGCATTGGCGGCAACTTTACCCCAAGACAGTGTACGCCTTTCTATGCGGGTGGAAAGAATTGAAAAAAACGACGGAAGGTATCGGTTGTTCACACAAACCGGCGAAACGCTGGAGGCGGATGCCGTCCTGATGACCCTGCCGCAATCGGAAACGGATCGCCTTTTTTCCGGCTTGGATGTTCCGAAAGCCGGCCGAACGGTACCCGCCGCTTCCGTTGCCACTGTCATCCTGGCCTATGACGCGGATGCGGCCCGTTTGGAGAAAGACGGAACCGGATTCGTCGTGCCGCGCCGGGAACCGACGACCATAACCGCATGCACATGGACTCATAAGAAATGGCCCCACACCACCCCGGAAGGGAAAGCTCTGATCCGGTGTTATGTGGGGCGCTCCGGAGACGAAGCCATCGTCCATGAGTCGGATGAAGCCATCGTTTCCGCCGTCCGAAGGGATCTGCATAGCATTCTCGGCATTTCTGAAACGCCTCTCTTTACCCGTGTTACCCGCTGGAAACAGGCGATGCCCCAATACACGCCAGGGCACGCCGAATGGGTGGCACGTCTCCGCGAGAAGAGCCGGTGTCACCTCCCCGGAATCTTCTGGGCGGGAGCCTCTTTCAGCGGCATTGGGATTCCTGACTGCATTGATCAGGGGAAGCAGGCGGCCATCGAAGCGATTCAGTATATCCATGATTCGGCTCGGAAGGGGTAATCCCTTCCTTTTTTATTCAACTTCTCAAAACATACAATAGATCTGTCTCCAACCCGATCCCTTATCCCTCCCTCTCAGCATAATGGTCTACTGCAA is a genomic window of Desmospora profundinema containing:
- a CDS encoding carbonic anhydrase, whose protein sequence is MKQQTLPFITLLWLFIIVLTAGCGQSASQDPQEGQTGEEKPHWSYGEETGPEHWGELSPAFSLCNEGKKQSPIDITQYQTKDLTPVDFNYKPSAWEVVNNGHTIQANVSSSDNTITVDNHTYLLNQFHFHTPSEHTINDEAYAMELHLVHQDENENIAVVGLLIQSGKENTQLASLWENMPQNENEPEVALDGKWNVDTLLPKDIRTYRYSGSLTTPPCSEGVQWLLIKQPIELSEEQIQAFQRIFPMNSRPVQPLYNRDIIEEVQGDR
- the hemH gene encoding ferrochelatase, encoding MTKRTVGLLVMAYGTPRSTEEIEPYYTHIRHGRKPPEELLQDLKDRYEAIGGISPLARITDDQALKLQDRLNELHEEVQFKAYLGLKHIDPFVEDAVRQMHQDGIEEAVSIVLAPHYSTFSIRSYNGRAKEEADKRGGPCLYSVESWYAHPRYVAYWADGIRNIMASLSDEEQKQTCVVFSAHSLPEKIIRVGDPYPQQLEESAQLVAEAAGIENYAVGWQSAGNTPEPWLEPDVQDLTRDLHREKGYTGFIYCPLGFVADHLEVLYDNDYECKIVCDEIGARYHRPPMPNAKPEFIECLADVISQQWAERERA
- the hemY gene encoding protoporphyrinogen oxidase; this encodes MSTPRIAILGGGITGLSAAFYLLREAGKQGIQPRITLLEADTRLGGKIQTERFDGFVMETGPDSFLERKASAKQLAVDLGLEDRLVRNRTGQAYILRRGELLPIPEGAVMGIPTRLSPFVTTPLFSPAAKLRAAGDLILPRRHRDGDISVGRFFRQRLGNEVVDQLIEPLLSGIYAGDIDQLSLMATFPQFAALEEKHRSLILGMKRTRPTRSDQKPQGMFLTLKDGLESLVDALAATLPQDSVRLSMRVERIEKNDGRYRLFTQTGETLEADAVLMTLPQSETDRLFSGLDVPKAGRTVPAASVATVILAYDADAARLEKDGTGFVVPRREPTTITACTWTHKKWPHTTPEGKALIRCYVGRSGDEAIVHESDEAIVSAVRRDLHSILGISETPLFTRVTRWKQAMPQYTPGHAEWVARLREKSRCHLPGIFWAGASFSGIGIPDCIDQGKQAAIEAIQYIHDSARKG
- a CDS encoding acylphosphatase; translated protein: MKRIHLVIHGRVQGVGFRFFVQQMAAEYDVKGWVRNRDDGSVELEAQADENRLSRFTEAVKQGPRFSKVTDWEIREKNPDSSLRSFHVRYE
- the hemE gene encoding uroporphyrinogen decarboxylase; this translates as MAQKSFNDTFLRACRQEPVTHTPVWYMRQAGRYQPEYRAIRQKYSFFEMNEIPEVCVEVTKLPVEQLGVDAAILFADIMTPLKPIGVDVEIRSGIGPVIDNPIRHLEDVEQLGELDPESDVPFILESIRQLRRDLTVPLIGFGGAPFTLASYMIEGGPSKNYHQTKGFMYAQPQAWEKLMEKLADLTVTYLKAQIKAGALAVQIFDSWVGALNVEDYRTYVAPTMRRIFAELKESTDVPTIYFGIGAGHLLLEWDRLPVDVLGLDWRTSIPEARALGIRKTLQGNLDPSLLLGPWEKIEAKAKEILDQGEEHPGHIFNLGHGTFPELKVETLQRLTQFIHDYSSRRNEV